In a single window of the Coleofasciculus sp. FACHB-T130 genome:
- the pyrH gene encoding UMP kinase codes for MGITYRRVLLKLSGEALMGNLGYGIDPMVVQEIAQEVADVVASGIQMAIVVGGGNIFRGVKAASAGMDRATADYIGMIATVMNAMTLQDSLEQIGVPTRVQTAIAMQEVAEPYIRRRAIRHLEKGRVVIFGAGSGNPFFTTDTTAALRAAEIDANVIFKATKVDGIYDSDPHLNPGARRYQSLTYGHVLTHDLRVMDSTAIALCKDNNIPIVVFDLSVRGNIHRAVTGEAVGTIVGGSCEIS; via the coding sequence ATGGGGATAACTTATCGGCGGGTTTTACTAAAGCTGAGCGGTGAAGCTTTAATGGGCAACCTGGGCTATGGAATCGATCCAATGGTGGTTCAGGAAATCGCGCAGGAAGTCGCAGATGTCGTGGCAAGTGGCATTCAGATGGCAATTGTCGTCGGTGGCGGCAATATCTTTCGCGGTGTCAAGGCAGCTTCGGCTGGGATGGATCGGGCGACAGCCGACTACATCGGGATGATTGCAACGGTGATGAATGCGATGACCTTGCAAGACTCCTTGGAGCAAATCGGAGTACCGACACGAGTCCAAACAGCGATCGCCATGCAGGAAGTAGCGGAGCCTTACATCCGGCGTCGCGCCATTCGCCACTTAGAAAAAGGACGGGTCGTAATTTTTGGGGCTGGATCGGGAAACCCCTTCTTCACCACTGATACGACCGCTGCCTTGCGAGCGGCGGAAATTGATGCGAATGTAATTTTTAAAGCAACCAAAGTAGACGGGATCTATGATTCAGATCCCCATCTCAACCCAGGGGCGCGTCGTTATCAGAGCCTGACCTACGGACACGTCCTCACTCACGATCTGCGGGTGATGGATAGTACCGCGATCGCCCTGTGCAAAGACAACAACATCCCCATCGTTGTGTTCGACCTCTCGGTGCGGGGCAATATCCACCGCGCCGTTACGGGAGAAGCGGTGGGAACAATTGTAGGAGGATCTTGTGAAATTAGCTGA
- a CDS encoding thioredoxin family protein: MSVMEKTGTPIGSYAPDFELPGIDNQVHHLARYLEKYRAVGVVFMCNHCPYVQSYMGRLIQIQSEFQSQGFTLIGINANDAVQSPEDSFENMQNLVATHGLNFPYLRDTTQDVARCFGGQTTPEVFLLDNSGILRYRGRIDDNSQDPAAVKVHYLRDAIASLLQGKTAITTASTEAVGTPINWRP, from the coding sequence ATGAGTGTAATGGAAAAGACCGGCACTCCTATTGGTAGTTATGCTCCAGATTTTGAATTACCGGGAATCGATAATCAAGTCCACCACCTGGCTCGGTATTTAGAAAAGTATCGAGCTGTGGGCGTTGTTTTTATGTGCAATCATTGCCCATACGTGCAGTCCTATATGGGTCGGCTAATCCAGATTCAAAGCGAGTTCCAAAGCCAGGGATTTACCCTGATTGGCATCAACGCCAATGATGCGGTTCAGTCGCCTGAAGACAGCTTCGAGAATATGCAAAATTTGGTAGCAACTCACGGTCTAAATTTTCCTTATCTGAGAGATACCACACAGGATGTCGCTCGTTGCTTTGGGGGACAGACAACGCCAGAGGTTTTCTTATTAGATAATTCTGGGATACTCCGCTACAGGGGACGGATTGATGATAATTCCCAAGATCCAGCAGCGGTGAAGGTGCATTATTTACGGGATGCGATCGCTTCTTTACTGCAAGGAAAAACGGCGATTACAACCGCCTCAACTGAGGCGGTAGGCACCCCGATAAACTGGCGTCCTTAA